Proteins from a genomic interval of Phyllopteryx taeniolatus isolate TA_2022b chromosome 3, UOR_Ptae_1.2, whole genome shotgun sequence:
- the LOC133475525 gene encoding AP2-associated protein kinase 1-like isoform X8 — protein MKKFFDSRRELVSSGPGPGAGGGSGGSGGGGSFIGRVFSIGRHQVTVEEIVAEGGFAIVFLVRTNPGQRCALKRMYVNNEHDLQICKLEIQIMRDLVGHKNIVGFLDSSIAAVGAGDVWEVLILMDFCRGGQVVNLMNQRLQSGFTEAEVLQIFCDTCEAVARLHQCKTPIIHRDLKVENILLHDQGHYVLCDFGSATNHFQNPQTDGVPVIEEEIKKYTTLSYRAPEMVNLYGGKVITTKADIWAMGCLLYKLCYFTLPFGESQVAICDGSFTIPDNSRYSHDMHCLIRYMLEPDPDKRPDIYQVSYFAFNLNRRECPVPNLHNSSIPVKLSEPIKASEAVVKKSQTKARITDPIPTTETSIAPRQRPKAGQTQPQPISGILPIQAALTPRKRPNVAAGAPQAIGVGSNVPPSAPGAVQTAQQTPAMQTTNIQPQVTLQPQQLLMKQQQPSAFLHPQNNQQQQHEVHESPALRLTPIPECSVSGPAADPDVATARALHKVGSLTPPSSPKMAAKSGHRRILSDITHSAIFGVPVSKSTQLLQAAAAEAGLNKSKSASTTPSGSPCSSQQTVYHPADADTQSARITTNTQPSWNPFGDDNFSKLTAEELLNKDFAKLAETAAPEEKPRGDNLIHGLSSFADVQLERNGYSVLGQEGHEAESVGDSTANEGCVHSSDEDQEKEARQEAQQNFGTTPEGQTSVHDCSGSRPLLLDSDEDEEHGAQPSLRSTPASCEASSAVTFHPPAPAPVAHNHSQLDPEAASADVFSKAPFRLTQQEAGDVFANAPFPSGPFAAQEQPDVFSQAPFAKRKEAATPPNPQGAAAIPEQGVSGQIAPHPFRPQALTKYSRHFEGTMTSQHVSHAAGVHAVDPFVCAPFHLKAPQEKP, from the exons GAGGttttgccattgtttttttggtgCGAACGAATCCGGGCCAACGTTGCGCTCTTAAGCGGATGTATGTTAACAATGAGCATGATCTACAAATCTGCAAACTGGAGATACAGATTAtg CGGGACCTTGTGGGCCACAAAAACATAGTTGGCTTCCTGGATTCCAGCATAGCTGCAGTTGGTGCTGGTGATGTGTGGGAGGTCCTAATCTTAATGGATTTCTGTCGAG GTGGACAGGTGGTCAACCTAATGAACCAGCGCTTACAGAGTGGCTTCACAGAGGCAGAGGTGTTGCAGATCTTTTGTGACACGTGTGAGGCTGTTGCTCGTCTGCACCAGTGCAAGACTCCAATCATTCATAGGGACCTCAAG GTGGAAAATATTCTTCTGCATGACCAGGGACATTATGTGCTGTGTGACTTTGGAAGTGCTACAAATCACTTCCAAAACCCACAGACAGACGGTGTACCTGTCATTGAGGAGGAAATCAAAAA GTACACGACTTTATCATACCGCGCTCCTGAGATGGTCAACCTCTATGGTGGTAAAGTTATCACAACAAAGGCAGATATATGG GCTATGGGATGCCTACTGTATAAACTATGCTACTTCACACTTCCATTTGGGGAGAGCCAAGTTGCTATCTGTGATGGCAGTTTCACTATTCCAGACAATTCACGCTACTCCCACGATATGCACTGTCTCATCA GATATATGCTGGAACCGGACCCCGACAAGAGGCCAGACATCTATCAAGTATCTTACTTTGCCTTTAATCTGAATCGACGAGAGTGTCCGGTTCCAAATTTACAT AATTCGTCCATTCCTGTAAAACTTTCCGAGCCTATCAAAGCCAGTGAAGCAGTGGTCAAAAAGAGTCAAACCAAAGCCAG GATCACAGACCCCATTCCTACCACTGAAACCTCAATAGCACCTCGACAAAGGCCTAAGGCTGGCCAGACTCAACCGCAGCCTATATCAGGCATTCTTCCCATACAAGCAGCTCTGACCCCACGCAAGAGGCCCAACGTTGCTGCCGGAGCGCCCCAGGCCATAG GTGTTGGTAGCAATGTCCCACCTTCAGCTCCAGGTGCCGTCCAGACTGCTCAACAGACTCCCGCAATGCAGACCACCAACATTCAGCCTCAGGTCACACTGCAACCTCAGCAGCTCCTCATGAAACAGCAGCAGCCTTCCGCTTTCTTACACCCACAGAATAACCAGCAG CAGCAGCATGAGGTCCATGAAAGCCCAGCTCTCCGTCTGACTCCCATCCCCGAGTGTTCCGTCAGTGGACCAGCTGCTGACCCAGATGTG GCAACTGCAAGGGCGCTTCACAAAGTCGGCTCCCTAACACCCCCATCATCACCGAAGATGGCGGCCAAGAGTGGCCACAGACGCATCCTAAGCGACATCACTCACAGCGCCATCTTCGGGGTTCCCGTCAGCAAGTCCACCCAGCTACTGCAGGCCGCCGCGGCCGAGGCCGGCCTCAACAAGTCCAA ATCAGCCAGCACAACTCCTTCTGGCTCCCCATGCTCATCCCAGCAGACTGTATATCACCCAGCTGACGCTGACACTCAGTCTGCCCGTATTACAACCAACACTCAGCCCAGTTGGAACCCCTTTGGTGACGATAACTTCTCCAAGCTAACTGCTGAGGAGCTGCTTAACAAAGACTTTGCAAAGCTAGCTGAAA CTGCTGCACCAGAGGAGAAGCCCAGGGGTGACAATCTTATTCACGGCCTCAGTTCATTTGCAG ATGTGCAACTGGAGAGGAACGGCTACTCGGTGCTTGGCCAAGAAGGACATGAGGCGGAATCTGTTGGAGATTCTACAGCAAACGAGGGATGTGTTCACTCCAGTGATGAAGACCAGGAAAAAGAAGCCCGTCAAGAAGCGCAACAGAATTTCGGGACTACACCTGAAGGTCAGACTTCTGTCCACGACTGCAGCGGCTCCAGACCACTGCTGCTCGACTCCGACGAAGACGAAGAACACGGGGCTCAGCCCAGCCTCCGCTCGACGCCAGCTTCCTGTGAGGCGTCATCTGCCGTGACCTTCCATCCGCCTGCACCCGCCCCCGTTGCCCACAATCATTCCCAGCTTGATCCCGAGGCAGCCAGTGCAGACGTCTTCTCAAAAGCACCTTTTCGCCTCACACAGCAAGAAGCGGGCGACGTGTTCGCCAACGCGCCATTTCCGAGCGGCCCGTTCGCAGCCCAGGAGCAGCCGGACGTGTTCTCCCAGGCTCCGTTTGCGAAACGAAAAGAGGCCGCAACACCTCCAAACCCTCAAGGGGCAGCTGCAATCCCCGAACAAGGCGTGTCGGGACAGATCGCCCCGCATCCCTTCCGCCCGCAAGCTCTAACCAAATATTCCCGCCACTTTGAGGGAACGATGACCTCGCAGCATGTGAGCCATGCAGCCggcgtccacgctgttgacccTTTTGTCTGTGCGCCCTTTCACCTCAAAGCCCCACAGGAAAAGCCCTGA
- the LOC133475525 gene encoding AP2-associated protein kinase 1-like isoform X5, with protein MKKFFDSRRELVSSGPGPGAGGGSGGSGGGGSFIGRVFSIGRHQVTVEEIVAEGGFAIVFLVRTNPGQRCALKRMYVNNEHDLQICKLEIQIMRDLVGHKNIVGFLDSSIAAVGAGDVWEVLILMDFCRGGQVVNLMNQRLQSGFTEAEVLQIFCDTCEAVARLHQCKTPIIHRDLKVENILLHDQGHYVLCDFGSATNHFQNPQTDGVPVIEEEIKKYTTLSYRAPEMVNLYGGKVITTKADIWAMGCLLYKLCYFTLPFGESQVAICDGSFTIPDNSRYSHDMHCLIRYMLEPDPDKRPDIYQVSYFAFNLNRRECPVPNLHNSSIPVKLSEPIKASEAVVKKSQTKARITDPIPTTETSIAPRQRPKAGQTQPQPISGILPIQAALTPRKRPNVAAGAPQAIGVGSNVPPSAPGAVQTAQQTPAMQTTNIQPQVTLQPQQLLMKQQQPSAFLHPQNNQQQQHEVHESPALRLTPIPECSVSGPAADPDVATARALHKVGSLTPPSSPKMAAKSGHRRILSDITHSAIFGVPVSKSTQLLQAAAAEAGLNKSKSASTTPSGSPCSSQQTVYHPADADTQSARITTNTQPSWNPFGDDNFSKLTAEELLNKDFAKLAETAAPEEKPRGDNLIHGLSSFAAKTEVCVDSLIPGLEAPQAQQHSAQSELNSASMPDSLTGEDSLLGCPLLSHSSPHGNQNVSAHTSSYRPSAPLDSCSASCLEELQPAQAAADSPFQMSQGGKGNNDEFDPIPVLISKTSNQDVQLERNGYSVLGQEGHEAESVGDSTANEGCVHSSDEDQEKEARQEAQQNFGTTPEGQTSVHDCSGSRPLLLDSDEDEEHGAQPSLRSTPASCEASSAVTFHPPAPAPVAHNHSQLDPEAASADVFSKAPFRLTQQEAGDVFANAPFPSGPFAAQEQPDVFSQAPFAKRKEAATPPNPQGAAAIPEQGVSGQIAPHPFRPQALTKYSRHFEGTMTSQHVSHAAGVHAVDPFVCAPFHLKAPQEKP; from the exons GAGGttttgccattgtttttttggtgCGAACGAATCCGGGCCAACGTTGCGCTCTTAAGCGGATGTATGTTAACAATGAGCATGATCTACAAATCTGCAAACTGGAGATACAGATTAtg CGGGACCTTGTGGGCCACAAAAACATAGTTGGCTTCCTGGATTCCAGCATAGCTGCAGTTGGTGCTGGTGATGTGTGGGAGGTCCTAATCTTAATGGATTTCTGTCGAG GTGGACAGGTGGTCAACCTAATGAACCAGCGCTTACAGAGTGGCTTCACAGAGGCAGAGGTGTTGCAGATCTTTTGTGACACGTGTGAGGCTGTTGCTCGTCTGCACCAGTGCAAGACTCCAATCATTCATAGGGACCTCAAG GTGGAAAATATTCTTCTGCATGACCAGGGACATTATGTGCTGTGTGACTTTGGAAGTGCTACAAATCACTTCCAAAACCCACAGACAGACGGTGTACCTGTCATTGAGGAGGAAATCAAAAA GTACACGACTTTATCATACCGCGCTCCTGAGATGGTCAACCTCTATGGTGGTAAAGTTATCACAACAAAGGCAGATATATGG GCTATGGGATGCCTACTGTATAAACTATGCTACTTCACACTTCCATTTGGGGAGAGCCAAGTTGCTATCTGTGATGGCAGTTTCACTATTCCAGACAATTCACGCTACTCCCACGATATGCACTGTCTCATCA GATATATGCTGGAACCGGACCCCGACAAGAGGCCAGACATCTATCAAGTATCTTACTTTGCCTTTAATCTGAATCGACGAGAGTGTCCGGTTCCAAATTTACAT AATTCGTCCATTCCTGTAAAACTTTCCGAGCCTATCAAAGCCAGTGAAGCAGTGGTCAAAAAGAGTCAAACCAAAGCCAG GATCACAGACCCCATTCCTACCACTGAAACCTCAATAGCACCTCGACAAAGGCCTAAGGCTGGCCAGACTCAACCGCAGCCTATATCAGGCATTCTTCCCATACAAGCAGCTCTGACCCCACGCAAGAGGCCCAACGTTGCTGCCGGAGCGCCCCAGGCCATAG GTGTTGGTAGCAATGTCCCACCTTCAGCTCCAGGTGCCGTCCAGACTGCTCAACAGACTCCCGCAATGCAGACCACCAACATTCAGCCTCAGGTCACACTGCAACCTCAGCAGCTCCTCATGAAACAGCAGCAGCCTTCCGCTTTCTTACACCCACAGAATAACCAGCAG CAGCAGCATGAGGTCCATGAAAGCCCAGCTCTCCGTCTGACTCCCATCCCCGAGTGTTCCGTCAGTGGACCAGCTGCTGACCCAGATGTG GCAACTGCAAGGGCGCTTCACAAAGTCGGCTCCCTAACACCCCCATCATCACCGAAGATGGCGGCCAAGAGTGGCCACAGACGCATCCTAAGCGACATCACTCACAGCGCCATCTTCGGGGTTCCCGTCAGCAAGTCCACCCAGCTACTGCAGGCCGCCGCGGCCGAGGCCGGCCTCAACAAGTCCAA ATCAGCCAGCACAACTCCTTCTGGCTCCCCATGCTCATCCCAGCAGACTGTATATCACCCAGCTGACGCTGACACTCAGTCTGCCCGTATTACAACCAACACTCAGCCCAGTTGGAACCCCTTTGGTGACGATAACTTCTCCAAGCTAACTGCTGAGGAGCTGCTTAACAAAGACTTTGCAAAGCTAGCTGAAA CTGCTGCACCAGAGGAGAAGCCCAGGGGTGACAATCTTATTCACGGCCTCAGTTCATTTGCAG CAAAGACAGAGGTGTGTGTGGATTCACTGATTCCTGGGTTGGAAGCCCCTCAAGCCCAGCAGCACTCGGCCCAGTCGGAGCTCAACTCTGCCAGCATGCCAG ACTCTTTAACTGGAGAGGACTCTCTGCTGGGCTGCCCTCTTCTATCTCATTCTTCTCCTCACGGAAACCAGAATGTTTCTGCTCATACTTCCTCCTATCGCCCCTCTGCACCTCTTGACTCCTGCTCTGCATCCTGCCTGGAGGAGCTACAGCCTGCCCAGGCAGCTGCTG ACTCTCCTTTCCAAATGTCGCAAGGAGGGAAAGGGAATAATGACGAGTTTGACCCTATTCCCGTGCTGATCTCGAAAACCTCAAACCAAG ATGTGCAACTGGAGAGGAACGGCTACTCGGTGCTTGGCCAAGAAGGACATGAGGCGGAATCTGTTGGAGATTCTACAGCAAACGAGGGATGTGTTCACTCCAGTGATGAAGACCAGGAAAAAGAAGCCCGTCAAGAAGCGCAACAGAATTTCGGGACTACACCTGAAGGTCAGACTTCTGTCCACGACTGCAGCGGCTCCAGACCACTGCTGCTCGACTCCGACGAAGACGAAGAACACGGGGCTCAGCCCAGCCTCCGCTCGACGCCAGCTTCCTGTGAGGCGTCATCTGCCGTGACCTTCCATCCGCCTGCACCCGCCCCCGTTGCCCACAATCATTCCCAGCTTGATCCCGAGGCAGCCAGTGCAGACGTCTTCTCAAAAGCACCTTTTCGCCTCACACAGCAAGAAGCGGGCGACGTGTTCGCCAACGCGCCATTTCCGAGCGGCCCGTTCGCAGCCCAGGAGCAGCCGGACGTGTTCTCCCAGGCTCCGTTTGCGAAACGAAAAGAGGCCGCAACACCTCCAAACCCTCAAGGGGCAGCTGCAATCCCCGAACAAGGCGTGTCGGGACAGATCGCCCCGCATCCCTTCCGCCCGCAAGCTCTAACCAAATATTCCCGCCACTTTGAGGGAACGATGACCTCGCAGCATGTGAGCCATGCAGCCggcgtccacgctgttgacccTTTTGTCTGTGCGCCCTTTCACCTCAAAGCCCCACAGGAAAAGCCCTGA
- the LOC133475525 gene encoding AP2-associated protein kinase 1-like isoform X6, with amino-acid sequence MKKFFDSRRELVSSGPGPGAGGGSGGSGGGGSFIGRVFSIGRHQVTVEEIVAEGGFAIVFLVRTNPGQRCALKRMYVNNEHDLQICKLEIQIMRDLVGHKNIVGFLDSSIAAVGAGDVWEVLILMDFCRGGQVVNLMNQRLQSGFTEAEVLQIFCDTCEAVARLHQCKTPIIHRDLKVENILLHDQGHYVLCDFGSATNHFQNPQTDGVPVIEEEIKKYTTLSYRAPEMVNLYGGKVITTKADIWAMGCLLYKLCYFTLPFGESQVAICDGSFTIPDNSRYSHDMHCLIRYMLEPDPDKRPDIYQVSYFAFNLNRRECPVPNLHNSSIPVKLSEPIKASEAVVKKSQTKARITDPIPTTETSIAPRQRPKAGQTQPQPISGILPIQAALTPRKRPNVAAGAPQAIGVGSNVPPSAPGAVQTAQQTPAMQTTNIQPQVTLQPQQLLMKQQQPSAFLHPQNNQQQQHEVHESPALRLTPIPECSVSGPAADPDVATARALHKVGSLTPPSSPKMAAKSGHRRILSDITHSAIFGVPVSKSTQLLQAAAAEAGLNKSKSASTTPSGSPCSSQQTVYHPADADTQSARITTNTQPSWNPFGDDNFSKLTAEELLNKDFAKLAETAAPEEKPRGDNLIHGLSSFADNLIDHGQKSHETSLLHPDLLTLAEPLSTNAAKTEVCVDSLIPGLEAPQAQQHSAQSELNSASMPDVQLERNGYSVLGQEGHEAESVGDSTANEGCVHSSDEDQEKEARQEAQQNFGTTPEGQTSVHDCSGSRPLLLDSDEDEEHGAQPSLRSTPASCEASSAVTFHPPAPAPVAHNHSQLDPEAASADVFSKAPFRLTQQEAGDVFANAPFPSGPFAAQEQPDVFSQAPFAKRKEAATPPNPQGAAAIPEQGVSGQIAPHPFRPQALTKYSRHFEGTMTSQHVSHAAGVHAVDPFVCAPFHLKAPQEKP; translated from the exons GAGGttttgccattgtttttttggtgCGAACGAATCCGGGCCAACGTTGCGCTCTTAAGCGGATGTATGTTAACAATGAGCATGATCTACAAATCTGCAAACTGGAGATACAGATTAtg CGGGACCTTGTGGGCCACAAAAACATAGTTGGCTTCCTGGATTCCAGCATAGCTGCAGTTGGTGCTGGTGATGTGTGGGAGGTCCTAATCTTAATGGATTTCTGTCGAG GTGGACAGGTGGTCAACCTAATGAACCAGCGCTTACAGAGTGGCTTCACAGAGGCAGAGGTGTTGCAGATCTTTTGTGACACGTGTGAGGCTGTTGCTCGTCTGCACCAGTGCAAGACTCCAATCATTCATAGGGACCTCAAG GTGGAAAATATTCTTCTGCATGACCAGGGACATTATGTGCTGTGTGACTTTGGAAGTGCTACAAATCACTTCCAAAACCCACAGACAGACGGTGTACCTGTCATTGAGGAGGAAATCAAAAA GTACACGACTTTATCATACCGCGCTCCTGAGATGGTCAACCTCTATGGTGGTAAAGTTATCACAACAAAGGCAGATATATGG GCTATGGGATGCCTACTGTATAAACTATGCTACTTCACACTTCCATTTGGGGAGAGCCAAGTTGCTATCTGTGATGGCAGTTTCACTATTCCAGACAATTCACGCTACTCCCACGATATGCACTGTCTCATCA GATATATGCTGGAACCGGACCCCGACAAGAGGCCAGACATCTATCAAGTATCTTACTTTGCCTTTAATCTGAATCGACGAGAGTGTCCGGTTCCAAATTTACAT AATTCGTCCATTCCTGTAAAACTTTCCGAGCCTATCAAAGCCAGTGAAGCAGTGGTCAAAAAGAGTCAAACCAAAGCCAG GATCACAGACCCCATTCCTACCACTGAAACCTCAATAGCACCTCGACAAAGGCCTAAGGCTGGCCAGACTCAACCGCAGCCTATATCAGGCATTCTTCCCATACAAGCAGCTCTGACCCCACGCAAGAGGCCCAACGTTGCTGCCGGAGCGCCCCAGGCCATAG GTGTTGGTAGCAATGTCCCACCTTCAGCTCCAGGTGCCGTCCAGACTGCTCAACAGACTCCCGCAATGCAGACCACCAACATTCAGCCTCAGGTCACACTGCAACCTCAGCAGCTCCTCATGAAACAGCAGCAGCCTTCCGCTTTCTTACACCCACAGAATAACCAGCAG CAGCAGCATGAGGTCCATGAAAGCCCAGCTCTCCGTCTGACTCCCATCCCCGAGTGTTCCGTCAGTGGACCAGCTGCTGACCCAGATGTG GCAACTGCAAGGGCGCTTCACAAAGTCGGCTCCCTAACACCCCCATCATCACCGAAGATGGCGGCCAAGAGTGGCCACAGACGCATCCTAAGCGACATCACTCACAGCGCCATCTTCGGGGTTCCCGTCAGCAAGTCCACCCAGCTACTGCAGGCCGCCGCGGCCGAGGCCGGCCTCAACAAGTCCAA ATCAGCCAGCACAACTCCTTCTGGCTCCCCATGCTCATCCCAGCAGACTGTATATCACCCAGCTGACGCTGACACTCAGTCTGCCCGTATTACAACCAACACTCAGCCCAGTTGGAACCCCTTTGGTGACGATAACTTCTCCAAGCTAACTGCTGAGGAGCTGCTTAACAAAGACTTTGCAAAGCTAGCTGAAA CTGCTGCACCAGAGGAGAAGCCCAGGGGTGACAATCTTATTCACGGCCTCAGTTCATTTGCAG ACAACTTGATTGATCATGGACAGAAGTCTCACGAAACTTCTCTACTGCACCCTGACCTCTTAACCCTGGCTGAGCCTCTGAGCACAAATGCTG CAAAGACAGAGGTGTGTGTGGATTCACTGATTCCTGGGTTGGAAGCCCCTCAAGCCCAGCAGCACTCGGCCCAGTCGGAGCTCAACTCTGCCAGCATGCCAG ATGTGCAACTGGAGAGGAACGGCTACTCGGTGCTTGGCCAAGAAGGACATGAGGCGGAATCTGTTGGAGATTCTACAGCAAACGAGGGATGTGTTCACTCCAGTGATGAAGACCAGGAAAAAGAAGCCCGTCAAGAAGCGCAACAGAATTTCGGGACTACACCTGAAGGTCAGACTTCTGTCCACGACTGCAGCGGCTCCAGACCACTGCTGCTCGACTCCGACGAAGACGAAGAACACGGGGCTCAGCCCAGCCTCCGCTCGACGCCAGCTTCCTGTGAGGCGTCATCTGCCGTGACCTTCCATCCGCCTGCACCCGCCCCCGTTGCCCACAATCATTCCCAGCTTGATCCCGAGGCAGCCAGTGCAGACGTCTTCTCAAAAGCACCTTTTCGCCTCACACAGCAAGAAGCGGGCGACGTGTTCGCCAACGCGCCATTTCCGAGCGGCCCGTTCGCAGCCCAGGAGCAGCCGGACGTGTTCTCCCAGGCTCCGTTTGCGAAACGAAAAGAGGCCGCAACACCTCCAAACCCTCAAGGGGCAGCTGCAATCCCCGAACAAGGCGTGTCGGGACAGATCGCCCCGCATCCCTTCCGCCCGCAAGCTCTAACCAAATATTCCCGCCACTTTGAGGGAACGATGACCTCGCAGCATGTGAGCCATGCAGCCggcgtccacgctgttgacccTTTTGTCTGTGCGCCCTTTCACCTCAAAGCCCCACAGGAAAAGCCCTGA